GCCGGCGGCAAGCACAATGACCTCGACAATGTCGGCTATACCGCCCGCCATCACACGTTTTTCGAGATGCTAGGCAACTTCTCCTTTGGCGACTATTTCAAGGAGGAGGCGATCTCGCTTGCCTGGAACCTGATCACCAAGGAGTTCGGCCTTCCCGCAGACAAGCTCACTGTCACCGTCTATCACACGGACGACGTGGCTTTTGACCTTTGGAAGAAGATCGCCGGTCTTCCTGAAGAGCGCATCATCCGCATCGCTACCAGCGATAATTTCTGGGCGATGGGCGATACCGGTCCTTGCGGGCCGTGCTCGGAAATCTTCTATGATCACGGCGCGGATATCTGGGGCGGTCCTCCCGGCAGTGCCGATGAGGATGGCGACCGCTTTATCGAGATCTGGAATCTCGTCTTCATGCAGTTTGAACAGGTGACGAAGGAACAGCGCATCGATCTGCCGCGTCCGTCGATCGACACCGGCATGGGGCTGGAGCGCCTTGCCGCGGTTTTGCAGGGCAAGCACGACAATTACGATATCGATCTGTTCCAGACGCTGATCCACGCCTCGGAAGAGGCGACCGGCGTCAAGGCTGAAGGACCGTTCCGCGCCAGCCACCGTGTTATTGCCGATCATCTGCGTTCGTCGAGCTTCCTCATTGCCGATGGCGTCCTGCCTTCCAATGAAGGTCGCGGCTATGTGCTGCGCCGCATCATGCGCCGCGCCATGCGTCACGCGCAGCTGCTTGGCGCCCGGGAGCCGTTGATGTATCGCCTGCTTCCGGCGCTGGTTCGCGAGATGGGCCAGGCCTATCCCGAGCTCATCCGCGCGGAATCGTTGATCTCCGAGACGCTGAAGCTCGAGGAAACCCGTTTCCGCAAGACGCTCGAACGCGGCCTTGGCCTGCTCGGCGAAGCAACGGAAACCTTAAGCGATGGCGACAGCCTCGACGGCGAAACAGCATTCAAGCTCTACGATACCTTCGGCTTCCCGCTCGACCTCACACAGGATGCGCTCCGCCAGCGCGGCATTTCCGTCGATACGGAAGGCTTTTCCGCCGCCATGGAGCGGCAGAAGGCCGAGGCGCGCGCCCACTGGTCCGGTTCGGGCGACGCGGCAACGGAGACCGTCTGGTTCTCCGTGCGTGACAAGGTCGGAGCGACCGAGTTTCTTGGTTATGAGACCGAGAAGGCGGAGGGCATCATCACTGCGCTGGTGCAGAATGGCGCGGTTGTAGACAGCGCCAGCGAGGGCGACGCCGTGTCCGTCGTCGTCAACCAGACGCCGTTCTATGGTGAATCCGGCGGCCAGCAGGGCGATACCGGCACCATCTCCGGCGAAGGCTTCACAGTGACCGTCACCGACACGCAGAAGAAGAACGATGGCGTTTTCGTTCATATCGGCACCGTCACCAAAGGGACGGTGAAGGTGGATGTGCCGGTCGAGCTCACGGTGGATCATGCGCGCCGTACCCGCATCCGTTCCAACCATTCGGCGACGCATCTGTTGCATGAGGCGCTGCGTGAAACGCTTGGCACCCATGTCGCGCAAAAGGGTTCGCTTGTCGCGCCCGACCGGCTGCGTTTCGACTTTTCGCATCCGAAGCCGATTTCGGACAAGGAGCTTGCTGTCATCGAGGATCTCGCCAATGAGATCGTCCTGCAGAATGCGCCGGTCACCACGCGTTTGATGGCCGTGGACGACGCCATTGCCGAGGGTGCGATGGCGCTGTTCGGTGAAAAATATGGCGATGAGGTGCGCGTGGTTTCCATGGGCACGGCGCTGCACGGCGAAAAGGCCGGCAAGAGCTATTCGACCGAGCTTTGTGGCGGTACGCATGTGCGCGCCACGGGTGATATCGGCTTGATCCGTGTTGTCTCCGAAGGGGCAGTCGCTGCGGGCGTCCGCCGCCTTGAGGCTCTGACCGGCGAGGCGGCCCGCCGCTACCTCGAAGAGCAGGATGAACGGGTCAAGGCAATCGCCGGCGTGCTGAAATCTGCACCCGCCGACGCGTTGTCGCGTGTCTCGGCGCTGATGGACGAGCGCCGCAAACTCGAACGCGAACTGACCGAAGCGCGCAAACAGCTGGCTTTGGCCGGCCCGGCTTCGGGCGGCGCACAGTCCGAAACCGTCAACGGCGTCTGCTTCATCGGCAAGGTGGTCAGCGGCGTCAATCCACGTGACCTTAAGCCGCTTGCAGACGATGCAAAGAAGACAGTCGGCTCCGGCGTTGTCACCTTCATTGGCGTATCGGATGATGGCAAGGCCAGTGCTGTCGTCGGTGTTACCGACGATCTCGTCGGCAAGTTCAGCGCCGTCGATCTCGTCCGCATTGCCTCGGCTGCACTCGGCGGGGCAGGCGGCGGCGGCCGTCCCGACATGGCACAGGCCGGCGGTCCGGATGGCTCCAGGGCCGAGGAAGCCGTGTCTGCCGTGCGCGAAGCATTGGCCGGATAGTTGCTTCAATCCAGCCGCGTGTATCGCGCGGCTGGAATCTATCTCAAGTTGTTATTGGTAATAGATTGGTGATTACGACTAAGTGTCTAGTTATAAATTATTGTTTTCGCCTGTATTGGCTGTATTATGTTGGTGGTGAAATAGTTTATTTAGATATACTTTTTTATATTATTTCATAATTTGCATAAATTAATCTTGACCTGAAAGCGCGTTGCGGAGAGGAGTGCTTCGGTTAGCTGGTAATTATTTGTCCAATGATGACGATTTTTTGTGCCGCGTCAAACGGCGGGTTGTTGCTTATTAATGCTTGGGAGATTGGCTCGGTGAGGCGCATCTTTGTTCTGCCGGCGCTTGCGATTGCACTTTGTTCATGCATCACGCAATCGGCAATTGTCAAAGACGTACACGTGGGTGATCAGATAGCTTACGGACCAGTTGTTACCGCCTATTACGCGATTTTTGAATTTTTGCAGATCAGACCGTTCTATTCGATGAAATCGGGATATGGCTTCGAGACCCGCTTCGCTAGCTATGGCAAGGCCTCTTTTGTTGAAGCTTGGAGCTTTGGCAAGCAGCTCG
This is a stretch of genomic DNA from Phyllobacterium zundukense. It encodes these proteins:
- the alaS gene encoding alanine--tRNA ligase encodes the protein MSGVNEIRSTFLNYFKKNGHEIVASSPLVPRNDPTLMFTNAGMVQFKNVFTGIEQRPYSRATTSQKCVRAGGKHNDLDNVGYTARHHTFFEMLGNFSFGDYFKEEAISLAWNLITKEFGLPADKLTVTVYHTDDVAFDLWKKIAGLPEERIIRIATSDNFWAMGDTGPCGPCSEIFYDHGADIWGGPPGSADEDGDRFIEIWNLVFMQFEQVTKEQRIDLPRPSIDTGMGLERLAAVLQGKHDNYDIDLFQTLIHASEEATGVKAEGPFRASHRVIADHLRSSSFLIADGVLPSNEGRGYVLRRIMRRAMRHAQLLGAREPLMYRLLPALVREMGQAYPELIRAESLISETLKLEETRFRKTLERGLGLLGEATETLSDGDSLDGETAFKLYDTFGFPLDLTQDALRQRGISVDTEGFSAAMERQKAEARAHWSGSGDAATETVWFSVRDKVGATEFLGYETEKAEGIITALVQNGAVVDSASEGDAVSVVVNQTPFYGESGGQQGDTGTISGEGFTVTVTDTQKKNDGVFVHIGTVTKGTVKVDVPVELTVDHARRTRIRSNHSATHLLHEALRETLGTHVAQKGSLVAPDRLRFDFSHPKPISDKELAVIEDLANEIVLQNAPVTTRLMAVDDAIAEGAMALFGEKYGDEVRVVSMGTALHGEKAGKSYSTELCGGTHVRATGDIGLIRVVSEGAVAAGVRRLEALTGEAARRYLEEQDERVKAIAGVLKSAPADALSRVSALMDERRKLERELTEARKQLALAGPASGGAQSETVNGVCFIGKVVSGVNPRDLKPLADDAKKTVGSGVVTFIGVSDDGKASAVVGVTDDLVGKFSAVDLVRIASAALGGAGGGGRPDMAQAGGPDGSRAEEAVSAVREALAG